GTACGTCCAACAAGTGCAAATACAGTTTGAGATATACCCACCTAGCTTAGTGAGAACTTTGTACATTTCTTGCCTTTCTCTATGAAGTATTCTCTGAATAGTTTTTCATCTGTCTTAACGTTTGCTATTTTTAATTCAAACATGTGAGGCCTACTGAATTGTCATTTCTACTTTCTAAGGTAGAGAAGTACTGATGTTGCCAAGTGTACTCGCCTGTATACATCCTTCAGGGATTTTCTAATTCATAAATATCATCTCAGAAGTACTGTATTTATTTCTTTACAGTTTTTTTTCCTAATCTTTATATATTTAGGGGCTGATTTATTCTATTTTCCCTGGTGATATTGTTGAATATGATTGCAGAGCTCGCTGTGGGTAATATTGTGAGGCGGGTTTTGCACATTATCAGGGAGGAGGATCTTTCTCTCACCACAGCTGCTATGGCTGGGTTGAACATGTCGACTGTCAGTGATGATGAAGATGATGGTGACCGCGACAACTATCCAGTTTTGTCTGCTGCTGTAGTTGCAGCAGCTGCGAGAAGCACACTGCGTCCGCCTTCCTTGCAAACCCTTCTTGAAGACATACCTGATGCAGCAGCTATCCCTCACACATCTTCATCTGGTGATTCTGAAGGAAAAAGCAAATGTGCGCTCTTCACTCTTTACGTTCTCAGGAATTTGTTTTTACTTTCTAGTAGATTGTGTTCAATATTTGATTAAAGCATGCAGACTTTTTCACTCAATATTTCTGATGATAATGCTTACTATTTTTATGTGGAAATTGGTCACTTGAATTTTGGGTCTCACAATGGTCTATGGTGCTGAAACTGGAGTTACTATTTTAGAAAAAAAAAATAATAATTAAATGCTGACATCGATATTTATTATCTTTCACAGCTGCTGATAAAAGTTCTAGAAGCCGGAAGCTGAAACATGATGTCATTGAAGCAGTCAATGAACTTATTCAGGATATTTGCACTTGCCATGAACAGATTGCTGAACAAGCAGTAGAGCACATTCACCATAAGTATGTTTTCCTCTTAGCCTTGACTATTTTGTCTACGCTGCCTGTTACTGATTCTAGTATTTTCTTTCAAATATAGTAGCCTTATGCATATAATTACTTTAATAGTAATTAGTGCGGTGTTGATTTTGTTGAGTGTGACAACTGTATACTAATCATATTCATGCTTTTTTGGTGGTTCTAGTGATTTATTTAAACTAAATTCAATGCCGTAATGATTTAAATTTTTTTGTTTATTGGTCTTTTATGTTTTTTTCTCTGTTTCTCTGTCTCTGTCTCTGTCTCTGTCTCTCTGTCTCTCTGTCTCTCTGTCTCTCTCTCTCTCCCCTTTTGTGATCCACAATATAAATTGGTGTTGCATTAGTATTCTTTCAATTCTTAGATCAGCTTTATGGTCTCTGTTACCAGGGGTTTTAAAGTATGGTTGTGTTTGATGTATTGTAAAGACATGAAGCAAACTGTTTACTGAATCTAATGACAATGAAGCTCTTGTTGATAATTATTATGTGGGTTTCTGAGAATTCTGTAATACTTGGGAAATGGTAGGGTAAGAGTATGGTGGTGTCTGCTTGTTTCCTGGGGAAAAGTTATTGTTTTGATGCAGCACAGCAAAACAGCTGGGGTGAGCAAGATTAGTGTGGGTTGGGGAGTATTGAGAGATTAAAGAAAGCAGAATGTATTTAGAAGAAGCAGAGGGTTTTAGCTGTATAAAGGAGAAATAGAAGGAGGGAGGTTAGGGGAGAGAACAGAGAATAGGGTAGGGGAAGAGAAACCAAGGCAGCAAGCCTTCAATAGCACTCAATTTTACTTCATTCCAATCTGATTTGGGTTTTCAATTAGTAGCTATATTAATAGGCTTATATTGCATAACCCATGGACTCATAGAACACCAGAAGACTCAATTAAAGACTTATTAATGATAAGGCCCTTGAACACTAGACTCATAATTACTTTTCATAAAAACTACCATGGAGACTTTACTTTGGATAAAAAAAAATTGGGCTTAGTCTTAGGCTTCCAAAGTGGAAATTTTGTTTCCAACCAAGTTGTGGCTGCTGCACTATGTTTTTCGATCAATTCTGTTTGTAGATGATTACTCACTAATAGATAGAGTTTGAGAAGTCAGGCATTGTTTCTACTGGTTACTGGAAACTAGAAATCAGTGAAGTTCCTAGTTTGAGTCGGTTGGTTGCTGAATTTTTCTTTTGCCTGGTTAGTGGAATTTATTTTTGTCTGCAGTTCTTATTAATCTATGTGGCTTGATCTGCATTCTTCCAGGTTGCTGATTATTGTATGTTTGTCTAAAGAAAATATATATTCAAGCATATCTAGATGCTTAGAAAATTATCATGTTATTGGCATAACAACTCCACATTGAATTATTCACTCGGTCAATCGTGGGAATGTGTACGAGATAAAAAGAACTATATTATATCCTAGAGTCAAGCAAGATAAAAAGAAAATAATAACTATGATTACATAATGTACAGTGAGGACTTTTGAATGTGTATGTCTGCTTTGAATCTGAAACAAATGGACTACTTTTCATTTTCTTGTTTAATTATTTGGTCTGTTATTTAGCTGTCGAGATCTTGCTTGTGCAGGGGGCATCAATTGTCTTTTAACCAATACTGTGTATAGTTTAGCTTATTAGGTAAACTTGACGAGATGATTTCTAAGAGAGATTTTGCCAGAAGAGAGCTTATACTTTGGATCTTCCATCAGCTCATTCTTATTCTGTGGGATAATTTGATTAGCTCTGTAGTGAACTTGTATTCCATATCTTATACATAAATTTTTTACGTGGGTGCTCAATTTCTGTTTGCTGCTAAGACTGCATCCTACCATCTAAACAAGTGTACAGTTGGGTTGATTAATTTAAATAATTCTTTCTTTCCTATTAGATGGTTGTATTCTTTTGCTTGCTGGCACATTTCGATCGCTGTTCTTATAGTCTTTAATCATTTCACTGAAGGGGATACTTGGGTAGATAAAATTCGTGAGGAAATGAGATTAAGACCAAATTATTATTCACGAACTAGATACACAGGAACAGTAGTGTTTTCCACACATTTTTTTTAGAACTTGCAGTGGGTCCATCTACTTGAGAGTATATGTCATATATTCTGTCACCACTTCATAATAATTCTAGAAGATTCAACATTGATGGTAACAAGATTATTACAATGGGCTGCTGAACTATAGTAATTATTTTTTATCTGATTTGATTGTTGTACTCTTTTGCTTTCATGGCTTTCATCTAGCTGTTTGTAAAAGTTCCGAGAACTTGTATGCTGACTTCAATGCTGGGACAATACACTACTTTAATTTAGCTTTTGAAGTTTCTGAGGAAAGCTTTATCTCCTGAACTTTTTGTGTTTTCATTGGGATTTTGGATCCAAGGCTTGTTGCATTCGTGTTCATCTGTAACAACTTACTCATCTATTGTGCTACTATCTTATATGTTCTGGTACTGCTATTTGTACGTACTAAAAAGAACTTATAAGACGGTATGGGGTCTCTTCTCCATTCATCAGAATATTTAGCTTTATGTAGAGTGACTACTGGCTAATCTGTTTGATCTTCAATTTTCTTATTTCGGTTTTTTTTTATCTGCTTTTTTTAGTATGCTAATTGCCAAGTTTTTTGCAGTGAGGTTATATTGACTCTAGGCAGTTCAAAAACAGTTCTGGAATTTCTTTTTGCTGCAAAGGAGAAAAAAAGATCATTTCGGGTATTTGTTGCAGAGGGGGCTCCAAGGTTAGTGCAAAGCCGAACCTATTCTTCCAAAGTTTTAGAACTCTTAACACTACAGCTGTTAGGTTAACCATTCTCATTTGTTATTATGGGGTTTCTATTAGGTATCAGGGGCATCTTCTTGCAAAAGAATTGGTTGCCAGAGGTTTACAAACCACGCTGATTACTGATTCTGCAGTTTTTGCTATGATATCTCGAGTGAACATGGTAGGAGGCAGTCTTAGTATATTTATTTTTCTTATATTTCCGATTTGAGAATCTACATCCTATGTTCCAGCTTGACCTTACATTTTGTATTTTTAAGGTTATAGTGGGTGCTCATGCTGTCATGGCCAATGGTGGGGTTATAGCACCAGTTGGGTTGAATATGGTTGCACTTGCAGCCCAAAGGCATGCCGTTCCTTTTGTTGTACTTGCTGGCAGTCACAAGGTACATTAACACAATACTAGTTGAACTTTTCATCATTTGAGAACTCCTTTGTTATGTTTACATTTTTGGGGTTGAAAACAAGTTTTTCTAATATCAGTCCACCGATGGGGTAAGTGGTAACAAGTAAAGAGCAGCTTTGAAAGAGTTGAGTAGAAGGAATCATTTGAGTCAAATATATGGGGGTGAAATATTCATCCCATCTAAGAATTGATTATCCCTTAGTTGTTTGAGAATTAAGTCAGATGCTAAACAGATAGTATTACTCAGGAATCAGTCAAGTTTTTGCTGGCTGCTAGTGTGTTTATGCATGATTAGACTAAT
Above is a window of Fragaria vesca subsp. vesca linkage group LG7, FraVesHawaii_1.0, whole genome shotgun sequence DNA encoding:
- the LOC101310833 gene encoding translation initiation factor eIF-2B subunit beta-like, with the protein product MPDVHTLVNDFVIKLKRRKIEGSQATAKLTAELLRSVISSQRVPYTNQAGALIDAVNAVGEQLIAANPVELAVGNIVRRVLHIIREEDLSLTTAAMAGLNMSTVSDDEDDGDRDNYPVLSAAVVAAAARSTLRPPSLQTLLEDIPDAAAIPHTSSSGDSEGKSKSADKSSRSRKLKHDVIEAVNELIQDICTCHEQIAEQAVEHIHHNEVILTLGSSKTVLEFLFAAKEKKRSFRVFVAEGAPRYQGHLLAKELVARGLQTTLITDSAVFAMISRVNMVIVGAHAVMANGGVIAPVGLNMVALAAQRHAVPFVVLAGSHKLCPLYPHNPEVLLNELRSPSELLDFGEFSDCMDFRSGTGSPLLHVVNPTFDYVPPKLVSLFITDTGGHNPSYMYRLIADYYSADDLVVQRRPGTGS